The following proteins come from a genomic window of Zonotrichia leucophrys gambelii isolate GWCS_2022_RI chromosome 4, RI_Zleu_2.0, whole genome shotgun sequence:
- the PCDH7 gene encoding protocadherin-7 isoform X6, giving the protein MTGELSTTERRIDREKLPQCQMIFDENECFLDFEVSVIGPSQSWVDLFEGRVIILDINDNTPTFPSPVLTLTVEENRPVGTLYLLPTATDRDFGRNGIERYELLQEPGGDGGRRGGGGGGGGGGSAAAAPESAPFAGGSKRRQEAEAAARSSVFELQVADTLDGEKQPQLIVKGALDREQRDSYELSLRVRDGGDPARSSQAILRVLITDVNDNSPRFEKSVYEADLAENSSPGTPILQLRATDLDVGVNGQIEYVFGAATESVRRLLRLDETSGWLSVLHRIDREEVNQLRFTVMARDRGQPPKTDKATVVLNIRDENDNVPTIDIRKIGRIPLRDGVASVAEDVLVDTPIALVQVSDRDQGENGVVTCTVVGDVPFQLKPASEGEGEPQNKRKYFLHTSAPLDYEAVRDYNVVIVAVDSGSPSLSSNNSLLVRVGDTNDNPPMFSQAVLEVSFPENNLPGERVATVVATDADSGKNAEITYSLEASPLSSEAPGSIFSIDPDSGDVSVQAVLDREQRDTYEFQVTARDKGVPSLQGSTTVVVRVSDRNDNEPRFMQDVFTFYVKENLQPNSPVGMVTVMDFDKGRNAELSLSIQPGDHEQAAGIFSIENDTGTIFSTVSFDREQQTSYTFKVKAVDGGEPPRSATATVSLFVMDENDNAPTVTFPSNSSYTVLPPSSNMRTVVATVVATDADTGLNADLNYSIVGGNPFKLFEIDPASGVVSLVGKLAPKHYGLHRLVVQVNDSGQPPQSTTALLHVFVNESLSNATVVESQVARSLHTPLAQDIAGDPSYELSKQRLSIVIGVVAGIMTVILLILVVVMARYCRSKGKHGYEAGKKDHEDFFTPQQHDKAKKPKKDKKGKKGKQPLYSSIVTVEASKPNGQRYDSVNEKLSDSPGMGRYRSVNGGPGSPDLARHYKSSSPLPTVQLHPQSPTAGKKHQAVQDLPPANTFVGAGDNISIGSDHCSEYSCQASSKYSKQIHGLYQM; this is encoded by the coding sequence ATGACCGGGGAGCTGAGCACCACAGAGCGGCGCATCGACCGCGAGAAGCTGCCGCAGTGCCAGATGATCTTCGACGAGAACGAGTGCTTCTTGGACTTCGAGGTGTCGGTCATCGGCCCCTCGCAGAGCTGGGTGGACCTGTTCGAGGGCCGGGTCATCATCCTGGACATCAACGACAACACCcccaccttcccttcccccGTTCTCACGCTCACCGTGGAGGAGAACCGGCCCGTGGGGACGCTCTACCTGCTCCCCACCGCCACCGACAGGGACTTCGGCCGCAACGGCATCGAGCGCTacgagctgctgcaggagcccggCGGGGACGGCggccggcgcggcggcggcggcggcggcggcgggggcggctcGGCCGCGGCGGCCCCCGAGAGCGCCCCCTTCGCCGGCGGCAGCAAGCGGCGGCAGGAGGCGGAGGCGGCGGCCCGCAGCAGCGTCTTCGAGCTGCAGGTGGCCGACACCCTGGACGGGGAGAAGCAGCCGCAGCTGATCGTCAAGGGGGCGCTGGACCGGGAGCAGCGCGACTCCTACGAGCTCAGCCTCCGCGTGCGGGACGGCGGCGACCCGGCGCGGTCCTCGCAGGCCATCCTGAGGGTGCTCATCACCGACGTGAACGACAACAGCCCCCGCTTCGAGAAGAGCGTCTACGAGGCGGACCTGGCGGAGAACAgcagccccgggacccccaTCCTGCAGCTGCGAGCCACCGACCTGGACGTGGGGGTGAACGGGCAGATCGAGTATGTCTTCGGGGCGGCCACCGAGTCCGTCAGGCGCCTGCTGCGGCTGGACGAGACCTCGGGCTGGCTCAGCGTCTTGCACCGCATCGACCGGGAGGAGGTGAACCAGCTTCGCTTCACTGTCATGGCCCGAGACCGGGGCCAGCCCCCCAAGACGGACAAGGCCACTGTCGTGCTGAACATCCGGGATGAAAATGACAACGTGCCCACCATCGACATCCGGAAAATCGGGCGCATCCCGCTCCGGGACGGGGTGGCAAGCGTGGCCGAGGATGTGCTGGTGGACACCCCCATTGCCTTGGTGCAGGTGTCAGACAGGGACCAAGGTGAAAACGGTGTGGTGACCTGCACCGTGGTGGGCGATGTGCCCTTCCAGCTCAAACCGGCCAGTGAGGGAGAAGGGGAGCCACAGAATAAGCGCAAGTATTTCCTCCACACCTCGGCCCCTCTGGATTATGAAGCCGTCCGTGACTACAACGTGGTGATTGTGGCTGTGGActcaggcagccccagcttgtCCAGCAACAACTCCTTGCTGGTGCGGGTGGGGGACACTAATGACAACCCTCCCATgttcagccaggctgtgctggaggtcTCCTTCCCAGAGAACAACTTGCCTGGTGAGAGGGTGGCCACAGTGGTTGCCACAGATGCGGACAGTGGCAAGAATGCCGAGATCACCTATTCCTTGGAGGCCTCACCCCTCTCCTCAGAGGCACCGGGCAGCATCTTCAGCATTGACCCCGACTCTGGGGATGTGTCggtgcaggcagtgctggaccGTGAGCAAAGGGACACCTATGAATTTCAGGTGACGGCCCGGGACAAGGGGGTGCCATCGCTGCAGGGCTCCACCACAGTGGTGGTGAGGGTGTCGGACCGCAATGACAACGAGCCACGCTTCATGCAGGATGTGTTCACCTTCTATGTGAAAGAAAACCTGCAGCCCAACAGCCCCGTGGGCATGGTGACTGTGATGGACTTTGATAAGGGCCGCAATGCTGAGCTCAGCCTCTCCATTCAGCCTGGAGACCACGAACAGGCAGCTGGAATCTTCTCCATCGAGAATGACACTGGGACCATTTTCTCCACTGTCTCTTTTGACCGCGAGCAGCAGACCAGCTACACCTTTAAGGTGAAGGCAGTGGACGGGGGTGAGCCACCACGGTCTGCCACAGCCACCGTGTCTCTCTTTGTGATGGATGAGAACGACAATGCACCCACTGTCACCTTCCCCAGCAACAGCTCCTACACTGTGCTGCCACCCTCCAGCAACATGCGCACCGTGGTGGCCACAGTGGTCGCCACTGATGCTGACACAGGTCTCAACGCTGACCTCAACTACAGCATTGTTGGGGGCAACCCCTTCAAACTCTTTGAAATAGACCCGGCCAGTGGTGTGGTGTCACTGGTGGGCAAGTTGGCCCCCAAGCACTATGGCCTGCACCGCCTGGTTGTGCAGGTGAATGACAGTGGGCAGCCCCCCCAGtccaccactgccctgctccatgtCTTTGTCAACGAGAGCCTGTCCAACGCCACCGTGGTGGAGAGCCAGGTGGCTCGCAGCCTTCACACCCCACTGGCCCAGGACATTGCTGGCGATCCCAGCTATGAGCTGAGCAAGCAGAGGCTTAGCATAGTCATTGGCGTGGTGGCTGGCATCATGACCGTCATCCTTCTTATCCTCGTGGTGGTCATGGCCCGCTACTGCCGATCCAAGGGCAAGCATGGCTACGAGGCTGGCAAGAAGGACCATGAGGATTTCTTCACCCCCCAGCAGCACGACAAGGCCAAGAAGCCCAAGAAGGACAAGAAAGGCAAGAAGGGCAAGCAGCCCCTCTACAGCAGCATTGTTACTGTCGAGGCTTCCAAGCCCAATGGGCAGCGCTACGACAGCGTGAACGAGAAGCTCTCGGACAGCCCTGGCATGGGCCGATATCGCTCGGTCAATGGTGGCCCAGGCAGCCCTGACCTGGCCAGGCACTACAAGTCGAGCTCACCGCTGCCCACGGTCCAGCTGCACCCACAGTCCCCCACTGCTGGCAAAAAGCACCAGGCCGTGCAGGACCTGCCCCCAGCAAACACCTTCGTGGGCGCTGGCGACAACATCTCCATCGGCTCGGACCATTGCTCCGAGTACagctgccaggccagcagcaagTACAGCAAGCAG